In the Verrucomicrobiia bacterium genome, one interval contains:
- a CDS encoding 23S rRNA (pseudouridine(1915)-N(3))-methyltransferase RlmH, with the protein MAIEIISVGKPHDSVFKDAIFRYEKRLQKPFTLKWSLIPPSSHAATRAVEEESERIVRRLAPKAIVILLDERGQQLDSPALARQLEVYLLRGQPIVFIIGGAYGVSDAVRQRADFTWALSKLVFPHQIVRLLLVEQLYRAQSILKNQAYHHQ; encoded by the coding sequence ATGGCCATAGAAATTATTTCGGTGGGAAAACCGCACGATAGTGTATTTAAGGATGCCATTTTTCGCTACGAGAAGCGCCTGCAGAAGCCTTTCACCCTAAAGTGGTCACTGATACCGCCTTCGTCTCACGCGGCCACCAGGGCGGTTGAGGAAGAGTCTGAGCGAATAGTCCGCCGCTTGGCGCCTAAAGCAATTGTTATTTTGCTGGATGAACGTGGGCAGCAGCTTGACTCCCCTGCCCTAGCCCGGCAGCTTGAGGTCTATCTTTTACGTGGCCAGCCAATAGTGTTTATTATTGGTGGCGCTTACGGCGTATCCGATGCCGTGCGCCAGCGAGCCGATTTTACCTGGGCGCTTTCGAAGCTGGTGTTTCCGCATCAAATTGTTCGGCTGCTATTGGTCGAGCAGTTGTACCGAGCGCAGAGTATATTGAAGAATCAGGCTTATCATCATCAGTAG